A genome region from Haloactinospora alba includes the following:
- a CDS encoding type II toxin-antitoxin system PemK/MazF family toxin produces the protein MKRSETYLCDLGEPTGPEQGFYRPAVIISVDPFHRSGLAVILPITSTRRPVPTSIEVTGAGLDHTSYIQVDQIRTVSQKRLARQLGRVDEVTMLQTERALMRLLGLG, from the coding sequence ATGAAGCGCAGTGAGACCTACCTCTGCGACCTCGGGGAGCCAACCGGTCCCGAACAGGGGTTCTATCGTCCGGCGGTCATCATCTCGGTGGATCCCTTCCACCGTTCTGGTCTTGCGGTGATTCTCCCTATCACCAGTACTCGGCGGCCGGTTCCCACCTCGATTGAGGTCACCGGTGCCGGGCTCGACCACACTTCGTACATCCAGGTGGACCAGATCCGTACGGTGTCCCAAAAGCGGTTGGCTCGCCAGCTCGGCAGGGTGGACGAGGTGACGATGCTGCAGACCGAGCGCGCACTGATGCGACTCCTTGGCTTGGGGTGA
- a CDS encoding IS5 family transposase, protein MARVSIGGRNDLTDKQWRVLEPLLPARSGRGKPPIWSRRQLLDGIRWRTRIGAPWRDVPERYGHWQSVYHLLRTWQRAGIWTLIAAKLRAWADTAGLIDWRVSVDSTTCRAHPHAAGARRTPYDQVEPPGDEPRDHALGRSRGGWGTKLHLAGEQGRKPLAVVVGAGHRGDSPQFARVLERIRVARPGPGRPRTRPDRVLADKAYSSRSNRAYLRRRKIPATIAEPADQRAHRKARGSAGGRPPAFDARAYRDRHAVECGVGLLKQFRAVATRYDKLALRYEATVHIAVIDIWLRDLATTPS, encoded by the coding sequence GTGGCCAGGGTATCGATCGGAGGACGCAACGATCTCACCGACAAGCAGTGGCGCGTGCTCGAACCGCTGCTGCCCGCCAGGAGCGGACGCGGAAAGCCGCCCATATGGAGCCGCCGCCAACTGCTGGACGGCATCCGCTGGCGCACCCGCATCGGCGCGCCCTGGCGCGACGTGCCCGAACGCTACGGCCACTGGCAATCGGTCTACCACCTGCTGCGGACCTGGCAGCGCGCCGGGATCTGGACACTGATCGCGGCGAAACTGCGGGCCTGGGCCGATACGGCCGGGCTCATCGACTGGCGGGTCTCGGTCGACTCCACGACGTGCCGGGCCCACCCCCACGCCGCCGGCGCCCGCCGCACCCCCTACGACCAGGTCGAACCGCCCGGGGACGAACCCCGCGACCACGCACTGGGACGCTCGCGCGGCGGGTGGGGCACCAAGCTCCACCTCGCCGGAGAGCAGGGCCGCAAACCCCTGGCGGTGGTGGTGGGCGCCGGCCACCGCGGCGACAGCCCGCAGTTCGCGCGAGTGCTGGAGCGCATCCGCGTGGCCCGCCCGGGGCCAGGGCGCCCGCGCACCCGGCCCGACCGCGTGCTGGCCGACAAGGCCTACTCCTCCCGGAGCAATCGCGCCTACCTACGGCGCAGGAAGATCCCCGCGACCATCGCCGAGCCCGCCGACCAGCGGGCCCACCGCAAAGCCCGGGGGTCGGCGGGCGGCCGGCCGCCCGCTTTCGATGCCCGGGCCTATCGGGACCGCCATGCGGTGGAGTGCGGCGTAGGGCTGCTCAAGCAATTCCGCGCGGTGGCCACGCGCTACGACAAGCTCGCCCTGCGCTACGAGGCCACGGTCCACATCGCCGTGATCGACATCTGGCTACGCGACCTCGCAACAACACCTTCTTAA
- a CDS encoding hemerythrin domain-containing protein — protein MADSTTDERAQALGEQLITAHDEFRGELARLREQLDSFLAGGGSADTPAPPALDHQLRTNCLSFCEHLHGHHTAEDTRLFPYLEEHYPDLAPAIARLRDEHGTVGRLLGDIRTLLEEAAQHDPARVRDEFRRLSTELEEHLTYEEEQLVPTLNTFRGNPF, from the coding sequence ATGGCGGACAGCACCACCGACGAGCGCGCGCAGGCCCTGGGCGAGCAACTGATCACGGCGCACGACGAGTTCCGCGGCGAACTCGCCCGCCTCCGGGAACAGCTCGACAGCTTCCTCGCGGGCGGCGGTTCCGCGGACACCCCAGCGCCTCCCGCGCTGGACCACCAGCTGCGCACGAACTGCCTGTCCTTCTGCGAGCACCTGCACGGACACCACACCGCGGAGGACACCCGCCTGTTCCCCTACCTCGAGGAGCACTACCCCGACCTCGCCCCCGCTATCGCCCGGCTGCGCGACGAGCACGGCACCGTGGGCCGCCTCCTGGGCGACATCCGGACCCTGCTGGAGGAAGCGGCCCAGCACGACCCCGCGCGCGTCCGGGACGAGTTCCGGCGGCTGTCCACCGAGCTGGAGGAGCACCTGACCTACGAGGAGGAACAACTCGTCCCCACCCTCAACACCTTTCGTGGGAACCCGTTCTGA
- a CDS encoding TetR/AcrR family transcriptional regulator, translating to MTSGTGPHADTHLPLRERKKRRTRRALADTALRLFRDRGYEETTLEELVTEVEVSMRTFFRYFSSKEDVALAAETELWNAWVEEFVRREIRGTALEGLRDAVLSALRGMDEEWFDRLLRTRLLAARTPALRERHASASHDAETRLLRELENRFGTDSSADVRLPLLAEMSLSAFRCGGKNWLADKPGGAPDNGRAALLNRVAEAFDALPGSMSLSPGS from the coding sequence ATGACGTCGGGCACAGGACCTCATGCGGACACCCACCTGCCCCTCCGCGAGCGCAAGAAGCGGCGCACCCGCCGCGCGCTTGCGGACACGGCACTGCGTCTCTTCCGTGACAGGGGCTACGAGGAGACCACGCTGGAGGAGCTGGTCACCGAGGTCGAGGTCTCGATGCGCACCTTCTTCCGCTACTTCTCCTCCAAGGAGGACGTGGCCCTGGCGGCGGAGACGGAACTGTGGAACGCGTGGGTGGAGGAGTTCGTCCGCCGCGAGATCCGGGGTACGGCCCTGGAGGGCCTCCGGGACGCGGTGTTGTCCGCGCTGCGCGGTATGGACGAGGAGTGGTTCGACCGGCTGCTGCGGACCCGTCTACTGGCGGCGCGCACCCCCGCGCTGCGCGAACGCCACGCCAGCGCCTCCCACGACGCCGAGACGCGGCTGCTGCGGGAACTGGAGAACAGGTTCGGCACCGACAGCAGCGCGGACGTCCGCCTCCCCCTCCTCGCCGAGATGTCCCTGTCCGCTTTCCGCTGCGGCGGGAAGAACTGGCTGGCGGACAAACCCGGCGGCGCGCCCGACAACGGACGCGCCGCCCTCCTCAACCGGGTGGCGGAAGCCTTCGACGCGCTGCCCGGGAGCATGTCGCTGAGCCCGGGGTCCTGA
- a CDS encoding quinone oxidoreductase family protein — protein MRAIGLTAFGGPDVLKTLDLPDPQPGPGEVRVRVRAATVNPSDTALRSGAFAQFMNDVQPPYIPGWDAAGEIDEVGEGVDWQVGDRVMAVVLPIGPNKGAYAERIVAPAESVARIPEGVGYPAASTLLMNGLTARMTLDQLALQPGQTLGVTGAAGSYGGYVVQLAKADGLRVVADAAPTDEPLVRQLGADVIVERGADVASRVREQVPEGVDGLADGAVLGADALPAVRDGGRLAQVRPFTGETERGITVHSVFVGDYLTRQDKIAQLQRLAADGALTLRVAETFPAEQAAETHRRLEAGGVRGRLVLEF, from the coding sequence ATGCGGGCTATCGGCCTCACCGCGTTCGGCGGTCCCGACGTGCTGAAGACCCTCGACCTGCCGGACCCCCAGCCGGGTCCCGGCGAGGTGCGGGTGCGCGTCCGGGCCGCGACGGTCAACCCCTCGGACACCGCACTGCGCAGCGGCGCCTTCGCCCAGTTCATGAACGACGTCCAGCCGCCCTACATCCCGGGTTGGGACGCCGCTGGGGAGATCGACGAGGTCGGGGAAGGCGTCGACTGGCAGGTCGGCGACCGGGTCATGGCGGTCGTCCTGCCCATCGGCCCCAACAAGGGCGCCTACGCGGAGCGGATCGTCGCCCCGGCCGAGTCGGTGGCGCGGATCCCGGAGGGGGTGGGCTACCCGGCGGCCTCCACGCTGCTCATGAACGGGCTCACCGCCCGGATGACACTGGACCAGCTGGCGCTGCAGCCCGGACAGACCCTGGGGGTGACCGGCGCCGCCGGCTCCTACGGCGGCTACGTGGTCCAGCTCGCCAAGGCGGACGGGCTGCGGGTCGTGGCGGACGCCGCCCCCACGGATGAGCCCCTGGTCCGCCAGCTGGGCGCGGACGTGATCGTGGAACGCGGTGCGGACGTGGCGTCCCGCGTTCGGGAACAGGTGCCCGAGGGCGTGGACGGTCTGGCCGACGGTGCGGTGCTGGGCGCCGACGCGCTTCCCGCCGTGCGCGACGGCGGGAGACTCGCCCAGGTGCGGCCGTTCACCGGCGAGACCGAACGCGGCATCACGGTGCACTCGGTTTTCGTGGGGGACTACCTCACCCGGCAGGACAAGATCGCGCAGCTGCAGCGGCTCGCGGCGGACGGGGCCCTCACCCTGCGGGTGGCCGAGACCTTCCCCGCGGAGCAGGCGGCCGAGACCCACCGCAGGCTCGAGGCCGGCGGCGTACGAGGACGCCTGGTGCTGGAGTTCTGA
- a CDS encoding class I SAM-dependent methyltransferase, with the protein MAATQFSSESTRPEQRLREAGRDAGLFVRQALRTFRATGAILPSGSSLATTLCRFLDERHPPDAPLSILEAGAGTGAVSRVIAAHMRKDDTVDFVESNPEFAGRLAELLETDPELSRVADQATVHAELVTELGTDRRYDVIISGLPFSNFTAAEVREILEYYSTVLRPGGHLSLFGYLYTKPVKAVVAPREKYLRQVRANWVLEEWVNSYGIDTERVLANVPPAWVYHLRQPERG; encoded by the coding sequence ATGGCAGCGACACAGTTCTCTTCTGAATCCACACGTCCTGAGCAACGGTTGCGCGAAGCCGGGCGCGACGCCGGACTGTTCGTCCGCCAGGCGTTGCGCACGTTCCGGGCGACCGGCGCGATCCTGCCCAGCGGTTCGAGCCTGGCCACCACGCTGTGCCGGTTCCTCGACGAGCGCCACCCGCCGGACGCCCCGCTGTCCATCCTGGAGGCGGGCGCCGGAACCGGGGCTGTCTCCCGCGTCATCGCCGCGCACATGCGCAAGGACGACACGGTGGACTTCGTCGAGTCCAACCCCGAGTTCGCGGGGCGGCTGGCGGAACTGCTGGAAACCGACCCGGAACTCTCCCGGGTCGCCGACCAGGCGACGGTGCACGCCGAGCTGGTCACCGAACTGGGGACGGACCGGCGCTACGACGTCATCATCTCCGGCCTCCCGTTCTCCAACTTCACCGCGGCGGAGGTCCGCGAGATCCTGGAGTACTACTCCACGGTGCTGCGTCCCGGTGGGCACCTGTCCCTCTTCGGTTACCTGTACACCAAACCCGTGAAGGCGGTCGTCGCCCCGCGCGAGAAGTACCTGCGCCAGGTGCGGGCGAACTGGGTGCTGGAGGAGTGGGTGAACAGCTACGGAATCGACACGGAACGGGTACTGGCCAACGTCCCTCCCGCCTGGGTGTACCACCTGCGCCAGCCGGAGCGGGGCTGA
- a CDS encoding SDR family NAD(P)-dependent oxidoreductase, producing the protein MSDFRYSKTALVTGASSGIGAEYARVLAEGGYAVVLVARRTELVDQLAADLRERYGAAAAPLVADLGTPEGVAKVARRLRADGAEPHGEAPVDLLVNNAGRGEGGEFAEQDPDGVDAMLDLNTRAVLHLARAVLPVHLARRAAGERGHLGVINVSSMAGELSPNPGGSLYGGTKKLVTAWSESVAAEVAGSGVHVTAVLPGFVRTDMTRGVQESGMPDAAFVARERVVRESLRAWAAGRTRVVPGAQYKAAAGLLRVLPRGLSAAVTRRLR; encoded by the coding sequence ATGAGTGACTTCCGGTATTCCAAGACAGCCCTCGTAACCGGGGCTTCCAGCGGCATCGGCGCGGAGTACGCGCGCGTCCTCGCCGAGGGCGGCTACGCCGTCGTACTGGTGGCGCGCCGCACCGAGCTGGTCGACCAACTCGCCGCTGACCTGCGCGAACGTTACGGTGCCGCGGCCGCCCCCCTGGTCGCCGACCTCGGCACCCCCGAGGGTGTGGCGAAAGTCGCACGCCGGCTGCGCGCCGACGGTGCCGAGCCCCACGGGGAGGCCCCGGTGGACCTGCTGGTGAACAACGCCGGCCGTGGTGAGGGCGGCGAGTTCGCCGAGCAGGACCCGGACGGGGTCGACGCCATGCTCGACCTGAACACTCGGGCGGTGCTGCACCTGGCACGGGCGGTACTGCCGGTGCACCTGGCGCGGCGCGCCGCGGGCGAGCGCGGCCACCTGGGGGTGATCAACGTGTCCTCGATGGCGGGGGAACTGTCCCCCAACCCCGGCGGATCGTTGTACGGCGGGACGAAGAAGCTCGTCACGGCCTGGAGCGAGAGTGTGGCCGCGGAGGTCGCCGGCTCGGGGGTGCACGTCACCGCTGTGCTGCCGGGGTTCGTCCGTACCGACATGACACGCGGGGTGCAGGAGAGCGGGATGCCCGACGCGGCGTTCGTCGCCAGGGAGCGTGTGGTGCGGGAGTCGCTGCGCGCCTGGGCCGCGGGCCGGACCCGCGTCGTTCCGGGAGCGCAGTACAAGGCCGCGGCGGGGCTGCTGCGGGTGCTGCCACGGGGGCTTTCCGCCGCCGTCACCCGGCGCCTACGCTGA
- a CDS encoding pyridoxamine 5'-phosphate oxidase family protein, producing the protein MPPEPRGAQRRKDDTLTRLHHDTDVWVATADPDGDAHLVPLSFLWWEGSVVVATPGTTPTARNLAAGRAVRVAAGETRDVVMITGAGGTLGDDPGACADAFADKHGWDPRAEGGFTYYRVFPSRIQAWREADEMRGRTLMRDGTWVV; encoded by the coding sequence ATGCCCCCGGAACCGCGCGGCGCCCAGCGGCGCAAGGACGACACCCTGACCAGGCTGCACCACGACACCGACGTGTGGGTCGCCACCGCGGACCCGGACGGCGACGCCCACCTCGTCCCGCTGTCCTTCCTGTGGTGGGAGGGCAGCGTCGTCGTCGCCACCCCCGGGACCACACCCACCGCCCGCAACCTCGCGGCGGGGCGCGCGGTACGCGTGGCCGCGGGCGAGACGCGCGACGTCGTCATGATCACGGGCGCCGGCGGCACGCTGGGAGACGACCCGGGAGCGTGCGCGGACGCGTTCGCGGACAAACACGGCTGGGACCCTCGGGCCGAGGGCGGGTTCACCTACTACCGGGTGTTTCCCTCGCGGATCCAGGCCTGGCGGGAGGCCGACGAGATGCGGGGGCGGACCCTGATGCGCGACGGCACCTGGGTGGTGTGA
- a CDS encoding phosphoribosyl-ATP diphosphatase — protein sequence MKTFEELFAELSEKARTRPEGSGTVAALDSGVHSIGKKVVEEAAEAWMAAEYESDDRAAEEISQLLYHLQVLMLARGLRLEDVNEHL from the coding sequence ATGAAGACCTTCGAAGAGCTGTTCGCCGAGTTGTCCGAGAAGGCCCGCACCCGCCCCGAGGGGTCGGGAACCGTCGCCGCTCTGGACTCCGGTGTCCATTCCATCGGTAAGAAGGTCGTCGAGGAGGCCGCAGAGGCCTGGATGGCCGCCGAGTACGAGTCGGACGACCGTGCCGCCGAGGAGATCTCCCAGCTCCTCTACCACCTTCAGGTGCTGATGCTGGCGCGGGGACTGCGCCTGGAGGACGTGAACGAGCATCTCTAG
- the hisG gene encoding ATP phosphoribosyltransferase — protein MPDQLRIAVPNKGQLADPASAMLSEAGYRQRRDSRDLIMVDPDNDTEFFFLRPKDIAVYVGEGILQVGITGRDMLLDSRAPVDEVLPLGFGGSTFRFAAPGGSAMKVEDLQGKRVATSFPGVLSGYLEDNGIDARVIHLDGAVETSIELGVADAVADVVSTGTTLRNAGLELFGEPILTSEAVVIRQHGAEDDPQVEQLLRRLRGVLLARDYVMMDYDVHAERLDNAVALTPGMEGPTVSPLHREGWVAVRSMVPRRDAQRIMDDLWELGARAILVTDIYACRL, from the coding sequence ATGCCGGACCAGCTCCGTATCGCCGTACCGAACAAGGGCCAGCTCGCCGACCCCGCCAGCGCCATGCTCAGCGAGGCCGGATACCGCCAGCGCAGGGACTCGCGCGACCTCATCATGGTCGACCCGGACAACGACACCGAGTTCTTCTTCCTGCGCCCCAAGGACATCGCCGTCTACGTCGGTGAGGGAATCCTGCAGGTCGGTATCACCGGCCGGGACATGCTGCTCGACTCCCGCGCCCCGGTGGACGAGGTCCTCCCGCTCGGGTTCGGCGGCTCCACCTTCCGTTTCGCCGCCCCGGGCGGTTCCGCCATGAAGGTCGAGGACCTGCAGGGCAAACGGGTCGCCACCTCGTTCCCCGGCGTGTTGAGCGGCTATCTGGAGGACAACGGGATCGACGCCCGGGTGATCCACCTGGACGGTGCGGTGGAGACCTCCATCGAGCTCGGCGTCGCCGACGCCGTCGCCGACGTGGTCTCCACCGGGACGACGCTGCGTAACGCGGGCCTGGAACTGTTCGGGGAGCCGATCCTCACCTCCGAGGCGGTGGTGATCCGCCAGCACGGCGCGGAGGACGACCCGCAGGTGGAACAGCTGCTGCGGCGGCTGCGCGGTGTCCTCCTCGCCCGCGACTACGTGATGATGGACTACGACGTCCACGCCGAGCGGCTGGACAACGCGGTGGCGCTCACCCCGGGGATGGAAGGTCCGACCGTGTCCCCGCTGCACCGCGAGGGCTGGGTGGCGGTGCGTTCGATGGTGCCGCGCCGCGACGCCCAGCGGATCATGGACGACCTGTGGGAGCTCGGAGCCCGGGCGATCCTCGTGACCGACATCTACGCCTGCCGGTTGTGA
- a CDS encoding spermine/spermidine synthase domain-containing protein translates to MSTDNIADWLPQEPRPRVVAREEARAGGELALRRDGGDYEVISNGVFLMDTRGGASERELVRAPLSALSGRDEVRVLVGGLGVGFSAREALDDPRVVRVRVVELEPAVLRWHHGPLADVAGNLPHEPRCELVCADVMEHLTAAAGAGETFDAVCMDVDNGPDWTVTEGNDRLYQPRGLELVRRVLAPDGVASWWCAAPAPGFAASLRSRFGEVAAVEVPVARGEPDVIYTART, encoded by the coding sequence ATGAGCACCGACAACATCGCCGACTGGCTACCGCAGGAGCCGCGCCCGCGCGTGGTCGCCCGGGAGGAGGCACGGGCTGGCGGGGAGCTGGCGCTGCGGCGTGACGGCGGCGACTACGAGGTGATCAGCAACGGGGTGTTCCTGATGGACACCCGTGGCGGCGCCTCGGAACGCGAACTGGTCCGGGCGCCCCTGTCCGCCCTGTCCGGACGGGACGAGGTCCGGGTGCTCGTCGGAGGGCTCGGTGTCGGGTTCTCGGCCCGGGAAGCCCTGGACGACCCCCGAGTGGTGCGGGTGCGGGTGGTGGAGCTGGAACCGGCCGTGCTCCGGTGGCACCACGGTCCGCTCGCCGACGTCGCCGGGAACCTGCCGCATGAGCCGCGCTGCGAGCTGGTGTGCGCCGACGTCATGGAGCACCTGACGGCCGCCGCCGGTGCGGGGGAGACGTTCGACGCCGTGTGTATGGATGTCGACAACGGGCCGGACTGGACGGTGACGGAGGGCAACGACCGGCTGTACCAGCCGCGGGGGCTGGAGCTGGTGCGGCGGGTGCTCGCCCCGGACGGCGTGGCCTCCTGGTGGTGCGCCGCACCCGCCCCCGGGTTCGCGGCGTCCCTGCGGTCCCGGTTCGGCGAGGTGGCCGCGGTCGAGGTGCCCGTGGCGCGCGGCGAGCCCGACGTGATCTACACGGCCCGGACGTGA
- a CDS encoding MerR family transcriptional regulator, with protein MTIPENWPTTLLRPGDVAEAFGVTTSTVNTWVREGRLSPALVTPGGHRRFLPQDVHTLMATIHHQDQGGGQA; from the coding sequence GTGACGATCCCCGAGAACTGGCCCACGACCCTGTTGCGTCCCGGTGACGTGGCCGAAGCCTTCGGTGTGACTACTTCGACCGTCAACACCTGGGTACGCGAGGGGCGCCTGTCCCCGGCACTGGTCACCCCGGGCGGACACCGCCGCTTCCTGCCCCAGGACGTCCACACCCTGATGGCCACCATCCACCACCAGGACCAGGGAGGTGGCCAAGCGTGA
- a CDS encoding helix-turn-helix domain-containing protein, translated as MVERINERWKRWGAELQRIRLHSGETMQSLAQKAAISRQLIGKYEQGTRAPSRDKVDALDDALATGGRLRQYRAELMEDAHIPAEFRDALLMEQRSQEIREYHSVLIPGLLQTASYARSLVSARRVRDTPEQIEQIVATRTERLKQLRETRPLLCFVVDEVAISRTVGDEKIMQEQRNWLIELAERGTIRLQLITNLPRHPGLCSPFRLMSLDGSRAVAFLEDALGGRSATKPQEIAELGTVFGLLQAEALSPDASIERIRETNHVRA; from the coding sequence ATGGTGGAGCGCATCAACGAGAGATGGAAACGTTGGGGCGCCGAGTTGCAGCGGATACGGCTTCACTCTGGTGAAACAATGCAAAGCTTGGCGCAGAAAGCAGCTATTAGCCGCCAGTTGATCGGAAAGTACGAGCAAGGTACACGTGCACCAAGTCGGGATAAAGTGGACGCATTAGATGACGCTCTCGCTACAGGAGGGCGGTTGCGTCAGTATCGCGCGGAACTCATGGAAGACGCTCACATCCCAGCAGAGTTCCGTGATGCCTTGTTGATGGAACAGCGTAGCCAGGAGATCCGCGAGTATCATTCGGTTCTGATTCCTGGCCTGTTGCAAACAGCGAGTTACGCACGTTCCCTCGTTTCTGCTCGTCGGGTCCGCGACACCCCCGAGCAGATAGAGCAGATTGTTGCTACTCGTACCGAACGTCTGAAACAGCTTCGTGAGACCCGCCCCCTGCTCTGCTTCGTCGTAGACGAGGTGGCAATCTCCCGTACTGTCGGGGATGAGAAGATCATGCAGGAACAACGGAACTGGCTCATCGAGCTCGCTGAGCGGGGTACCATCCGACTGCAGTTGATAACGAACCTTCCCCGTCATCCAGGACTATGCTCACCCTTCCGGCTGATGAGCCTGGACGGTTCCCGGGCGGTAGCTTTTTTGGAAGATGCTCTCGGAGGGCGTAGCGCAACCAAGCCACAGGAAATAGCTGAACTCGGTACAGTGTTCGGTCTCCTCCAGGCTGAGGCGCTGTCGCCTGACGCGTCGATCGAGCGTATAAGGGAAACGAATCATGTACGAGCGTGA
- a CDS encoding DUF397 domain-containing protein — protein sequence MYERDWHKSNHSDGGGGNCVEVRESAVRTDVRDTQNRRDGHLSFSASEWRAFLADVRADRL from the coding sequence ATGTACGAGCGTGACTGGCACAAGAGCAACCACAGTGACGGTGGTGGCGGTAACTGCGTCGAGGTCCGGGAGTCGGCTGTTAGGACTGACGTGCGCGACACCCAGAACCGGCGGGACGGGCACCTGTCGTTCTCCGCCTCCGAGTGGCGGGCGTTCCTCGCCGACGTGCGCGCCGACCGGCTGTAA
- a CDS encoding VOC family protein — protein sequence MATTVPQKITTFLMFEGAAEEAMTFYVSLFEDSEILDITRYGAGEAGPEGSVWHASFSLAGQRFMCIDSHVSHGFGFTPSMSLFVQCGTEEEIDRLHTALSDGGETLMPPDSYGFSAKFAWVNDRFGVSWQLNLAE from the coding sequence ATGGCCACCACGGTGCCGCAGAAGATCACGACGTTCCTGATGTTCGAGGGCGCGGCCGAGGAGGCGATGACCTTCTACGTGTCCCTGTTCGAGGACTCCGAGATCCTCGACATCACCCGGTACGGCGCCGGTGAGGCCGGCCCCGAGGGGAGCGTGTGGCACGCCAGCTTCTCCCTCGCCGGACAGAGGTTCATGTGTATCGACAGCCACGTGTCCCACGGGTTCGGTTTCACCCCGTCGATGTCGCTCTTCGTCCAGTGCGGGACCGAGGAGGAGATCGACCGCCTCCACACCGCGCTCTCCGACGGGGGCGAGACGCTGATGCCGCCGGACTCCTACGGTTTCAGCGCCAAGTTCGCCTGGGTGAACGACCGTTTCGGGGTCTCCTGGCAGTTGAACCTGGCCGAGTGA
- a CDS encoding DUF397 domain-containing protein — translation MRERDWHKSSYSDGGGGNCVEVRESAAGVAVRDSRNRREGNLSFSASEWRSFLAGVRADRL, via the coding sequence ATGCGCGAACGTGACTGGCACAAGTCGTCATACAGCGACGGTGGTGGCGGTAACTGCGTCGAGGTCCGGGAGTCGGCTGCCGGGGTCGCAGTCCGCGATTCCCGGAATCGGCGGGAGGGGAACCTGTCGTTCTCCGCGTCCGAGTGGCGGTCGTTCCTCGCCGGTGTGCGCGCCGACCGCCTGTGA
- the trxA gene encoding thioredoxin, with protein MATIELTKDNFNETLTQNDFVLIDFWAEWCGPCKQFAPIFEKASEQHTDLTFAKVDTENQQELAASFEIQSIPTLMVVREQTVIYSQPGALPEDALEDLIKQARELDMDEVRKEIEKQQADGTAQQEE; from the coding sequence GTGGCAACCATCGAGCTCACCAAGGACAACTTCAACGAGACCCTGACCCAGAACGACTTCGTCCTGATCGACTTTTGGGCCGAATGGTGCGGACCGTGCAAGCAGTTCGCCCCTATCTTCGAGAAGGCGTCCGAGCAGCACACGGACCTCACCTTCGCCAAGGTCGACACGGAGAACCAGCAGGAGCTCGCCGCCAGCTTCGAGATCCAGTCCATCCCCACCCTGATGGTGGTGCGGGAACAGACCGTGATCTACTCCCAGCCCGGCGCCCTCCCCGAGGACGCCCTGGAGGACCTGATCAAGCAGGCCCGCGAGCTCGACATGGACGAGGTCCGCAAGGAGATCGAGAAGCAGCAGGCCGACGGCACGGCGCAGCAGGAGGAATGA
- a CDS encoding YidH family protein yields the protein MGPRPGAGAGDDEDAEPDYRFTLANERTFLAWIRTALALIAGAVAVLHLLPLDWRPGLNLAVGTGLAALAIVITVYAPWRWMRVQRAMRRGQSLPVSVLPAITTVGVALVSILVLFGNYWP from the coding sequence GTGGGGCCGCGTCCAGGTGCCGGAGCGGGCGACGACGAGGACGCGGAGCCGGACTACCGGTTCACTCTGGCCAACGAGCGTACGTTCCTGGCGTGGATACGCACGGCGTTGGCGCTGATCGCCGGGGCGGTGGCGGTGCTGCACCTGTTGCCGCTGGACTGGCGGCCGGGGCTGAACCTGGCCGTTGGTACCGGCCTCGCGGCTCTCGCCATCGTCATCACCGTGTACGCGCCGTGGCGGTGGATGCGGGTGCAGCGGGCGATGCGCCGGGGGCAGTCCCTTCCGGTGAGCGTGCTTCCGGCGATCACCACGGTCGGGGTCGCGTTGGTGTCCATCCTGGTCCTGTTCGGCAACTACTGGCCCTGA